The proteins below come from a single Planctomycetota bacterium genomic window:
- the cimA gene encoding citramalate synthase, with protein sequence MSRRIKIYDTTLRDGTQGEGVTFSMEDKVRIARRLDEFGVHYIEGGWPGSNPKDVRFFERMKEVPLRRAKLAAFGSTRRPHTAASADSNLRRLVESGASVATIFGKTWDFQVLEVLNASLEENLAMISDSVGFLKPRFEEVVYDAEHFFDGFKSNREYALRTLRAAEEAGASCLVLCDTNGGTLPHEVVEIIREVRRHVRAPLGIHVHNDGECAVANSLAAVLEGVDHVQGTINGYGERCGNANLCSIIPNIMLKLGLPCLPEGSLAQLRDVSRFVSELANRPPWQHQPYVGDSAFAHKGGAHVAAVSKHPQTYEHVNPELVGNHRRVLVSELSGQSNVLWKAAQYGIDLSKNTPETRQILQLLKELEDQGYEFEGAEGSFELLMEKALGRHRGSFELEGWRVVVEKRGDAAPAAEATIKLKVNGIPEHAAAEGNGPVSALDNALRKALDAFYPTLKTMSLRDYKVRILEGTQGTSAKTRVLIASGDGHETWGTVGVSHNIIEASWQALVDSIEYKLRLDRKRAARTPEGASTGNPRKA encoded by the coding sequence ATGAGCCGGCGGATCAAAATCTACGATACGACGCTGCGCGACGGCACTCAGGGCGAAGGCGTCACCTTCTCCATGGAGGACAAGGTGCGCATCGCCCGGCGCCTGGACGAGTTCGGCGTCCACTACATCGAGGGAGGCTGGCCGGGCTCGAACCCCAAGGACGTGCGCTTCTTCGAACGCATGAAGGAAGTGCCCCTCCGCCGCGCGAAGCTCGCCGCCTTCGGATCGACGCGGCGCCCCCATACCGCCGCCTCCGCGGACTCCAACCTCCGCCGGCTCGTCGAATCGGGCGCTTCCGTCGCCACGATCTTCGGCAAAACCTGGGACTTCCAGGTGCTCGAGGTGCTCAACGCCTCCCTCGAGGAGAACCTCGCGATGATCTCCGACTCCGTGGGCTTCCTCAAGCCGCGCTTCGAGGAAGTCGTCTACGACGCGGAGCACTTCTTCGACGGCTTCAAGAGCAACCGCGAGTACGCTCTGCGGACCCTGCGGGCGGCCGAGGAGGCCGGCGCCTCGTGCCTGGTCCTCTGCGACACCAACGGGGGCACCCTGCCCCACGAGGTCGTCGAGATCATCCGCGAGGTCCGCCGGCATGTCCGCGCGCCGCTCGGGATCCACGTCCACAACGACGGCGAGTGCGCGGTGGCCAACAGCCTGGCGGCGGTGCTCGAAGGCGTGGACCACGTTCAGGGAACGATCAACGGCTACGGCGAGCGCTGCGGCAACGCCAACCTCTGTTCGATCATCCCCAACATCATGCTGAAGCTCGGCCTTCCGTGCCTGCCGGAAGGATCCCTGGCCCAGCTGCGCGACGTCTCGCGGTTCGTCTCGGAACTGGCCAACCGCCCGCCCTGGCAGCATCAGCCCTACGTCGGAGACTCCGCCTTCGCCCACAAGGGCGGGGCTCACGTGGCGGCCGTCTCCAAGCACCCTCAGACCTACGAACACGTCAACCCCGAGCTCGTCGGCAACCATCGCCGCGTGCTGGTCTCGGAACTTTCGGGCCAGTCCAACGTCCTCTGGAAGGCGGCCCAGTACGGAATCGATCTCAGCAAGAACACGCCGGAAACCCGCCAGATCCTCCAGCTTCTCAAGGAGCTCGAGGATCAGGGCTACGAGTTCGAGGGCGCCGAGGGCTCCTTCGAGCTTCTCATGGAGAAGGCCCTGGGACGCCATCGCGGCAGCTTCGAGCTCGAAGGCTGGCGCGTCGTCGTGGAGAAACGCGGAGACGCCGCTCCGGCCGCCGAGGCCACGATCAAGCTCAAGGTCAACGGCATCCCCGAACACGCCGCCGCCGAGGGAAACGGACCCGTCAGCGCCCTGGACAACGCCCTGCGGAAGGCGCTCGACGCCTTCTACCCGACGCTCAAGACGATGTCGCTCCGGGACTACAAGGTCCGCATCCTCGAGGGCACCCAGGGCACCAGCGCCAAGACGCGCGTGCTCATCGCCTCCGGGGACGGACATGAGACGTGGGGCACCGTAGGGGTGTCCCACAACATCATCGAGGCGTCCTGGCAGGCCCTCGTGGACTCGATCGAGTACAAACTGCGCCTGGACCGCAAGCGCGCGGCGCGGACGCCCGAAGGGGCTTCTACGGGGAACCCTCGGAAGGCGTAA
- a CDS encoding NUDIX domain-containing protein: MPRRLLLVDARDRVIGTASRRACHEGRGRRHRAFLVMLYNRRGELLLARRHRRKWLWPGYWDGTVAGHVEEGETYARAARRRVFEEMGVRPRLREVDRFAYTARYRGDGENEICAVFVGTVERVRPNPREVDAWLFAARPAGRLTPWLRRALRRQLRRRRS; encoded by the coding sequence ATGCCCCGCCGGCTCCTCCTCGTGGACGCGCGCGACCGCGTGATCGGCACCGCCTCGCGGCGCGCCTGCCACGAGGGCCGCGGCCGGCGCCATCGCGCCTTTCTCGTGATGCTCTACAACCGCCGCGGGGAGCTTCTTCTGGCGCGGCGGCACCGGCGCAAGTGGCTGTGGCCGGGATACTGGGACGGAACCGTCGCCGGCCATGTGGAGGAAGGCGAGACCTACGCGCGGGCGGCGCGGCGGCGCGTCTTCGAGGAAATGGGCGTGCGGCCGCGGCTGCGCGAGGTGGACCGCTTCGCGTACACGGCGCGATACCGCGGGGACGGCGAAAACGAAATCTGCGCCGTCTTCGTCGGAACGGTCGAACGCGTGCGTCCCAACCCCCGCGAAGTGGACGCCTGGCTCTTCGCGGCGCGTCCCGCGGGGCGCCTGACGCCCTGGCTGCGGCGGGCGCTCCGGCGTCAGTTGCGGCGGCGGCGTTCGTAG
- a CDS encoding flagellar biosynthetic protein FliO — protein sequence MAIAFALFGWMFGTPAAQDPASAGPTVALPPGLPEPAPAVIPPPPPPSTAPLLPDPAPSAGLGGFLVGSFAVLGLLGGAFLLLRRFARGTRLLGGGAIEVLARRALGPRQEVFLVDVGPRVFLIGATRDRLAPLGTFAPEEAAELRARLGAAPAEPAPRPASPVPAPPAGEDDGDPYDSLVEELAEIRKTVHAWKA from the coding sequence ATGGCGATCGCCTTCGCGCTTTTCGGCTGGATGTTCGGGACGCCGGCGGCTCAGGATCCGGCGTCCGCCGGACCGACCGTGGCCCTGCCGCCGGGACTTCCGGAACCCGCCCCCGCGGTCATCCCCCCGCCTCCCCCGCCCTCCACGGCGCCTCTGCTTCCGGATCCGGCCCCGAGCGCCGGGCTCGGCGGCTTTCTCGTGGGCTCCTTCGCCGTCCTCGGCCTTCTGGGAGGCGCGTTTCTCCTGCTTCGCCGCTTCGCCCGCGGAACGCGGCTTCTCGGCGGAGGCGCCATCGAAGTCCTCGCCCGCCGCGCCCTGGGGCCCCGCCAGGAGGTCTTCCTCGTCGACGTCGGCCCGCGCGTCTTCCTCATCGGGGCCACCCGCGACCGGCTGGCCCCCCTCGGGACGTTCGCGCCCGAGGAGGCCGCGGAGCTGAGGGCGCGCCTCGGCGCCGCTCCTGCGGAACCCGCCCCGCGTCCGGCCTCCCCCGTCCCCGCCCCGCCCGCCGGAGAGGACGACGGGGATCCGTACGACTCGCTCGTCGAAGAGCTCGCGGAGATTCGAAAAACGGTCCACGCCTGGAAGGCCTAG
- the fliP gene encoding flagellar type III secretion system pore protein FliP (The bacterial flagellar biogenesis protein FliP forms a type III secretion system (T3SS)-type pore required for flagellar assembly.), with the protein MKRKGATILACLAGLAAAAASAHAAQEPGFDPLRLARDAGKPENVRGALDLVVGLTVLSLAPALLVLVTSFTRIVIVLSFVRRAIGAPELPPNPVLTGLALLLTFMVMAPTFGAVKRDALDPYTQPAPERRISQEEAFRRASGHLRAFMFQHVRVRDLGLFMDLSRQPRRERGWTPDDVPTEVLIPAFVTSELRRAFVMGFAILLPFLVIDLVVSAVLVALGMFVLPPAVVSLPFKVLLFILVDGWNLVVGSLVKSFHG; encoded by the coding sequence GTGAAACGGAAAGGGGCGACGATTCTGGCGTGCCTGGCCGGTCTGGCCGCGGCGGCCGCGTCGGCTCACGCGGCGCAGGAGCCGGGGTTCGACCCGCTCCGCCTGGCCCGCGACGCGGGCAAACCGGAGAACGTCCGCGGAGCCCTCGACCTCGTCGTGGGACTCACGGTCCTTTCGCTCGCCCCGGCCCTCCTGGTCCTGGTCACGTCGTTCACCCGCATCGTCATCGTCCTTTCCTTCGTCCGGCGCGCGATCGGCGCCCCGGAGCTTCCGCCGAATCCCGTCCTGACCGGCCTGGCCCTCCTTCTCACGTTCATGGTCATGGCTCCCACCTTCGGAGCCGTCAAGCGCGATGCGCTCGATCCCTATACGCAGCCGGCCCCGGAGCGCCGCATCTCCCAGGAGGAAGCCTTCCGGCGCGCCTCGGGACACCTGCGCGCCTTCATGTTTCAGCACGTCCGCGTCCGGGATCTCGGGCTCTTCATGGATCTGAGCCGCCAGCCCCGCCGGGAGCGCGGCTGGACGCCGGACGACGTCCCGACCGAAGTCCTCATTCCCGCCTTCGTCACAAGCGAACTGCGCCGGGCCTTCGTGATGGGCTTCGCGATTCTCCTGCCGTTTCTCGTCATCGACCTCGTGGTCTCGGCCGTCCTCGTCGCGCTGGGCATGTTCGTCCTGCCCCCCGCGGTGGTCTCGCTGCCCTTCAAGGTCCTGCTGTTCATCCTGGTGGACGGGTGGAACCTCGTCGTGGGATCGCTGGTGAAGAGTTTCCATGGATAG
- a CDS encoding flagellar biosynthetic protein FliQ, which translates to MDSASVSLAVDLARQALWVAAKLSLPVLLTGLTVGLVVAVLQAATQVQDATVNQVPKMLAVGAALFLAMPWLLATLVEYCVALVRDMGAWFR; encoded by the coding sequence ATGGATAGCGCTTCGGTCTCGCTCGCGGTGGACCTGGCCCGGCAGGCGCTCTGGGTGGCGGCGAAGCTGTCGCTGCCGGTGCTTCTGACGGGCCTGACCGTCGGCCTGGTCGTCGCCGTCCTCCAGGCGGCCACCCAGGTGCAGGACGCCACGGTCAACCAGGTGCCCAAGATGCTGGCCGTGGGGGCCGCGCTTTTTCTGGCGATGCCCTGGCTTCTGGCGACGCTGGTCGAGTACTGCGTCGCGCTGGTGCGCGACATGGGAGCCTGGTTCCGGTAG
- a CDS encoding flagellar biosynthetic protein FliR: MEKIFELGRAEAPFFALTFFRASGLVLPAPVLGSASLPAPLKAFLALALAAVFFPWVGRPAAPPSGMAAFFLAAAGEFAVGAFVGFSAWILFAAVRSAGRLLDQELGISAASLLDPLTPESSSVLAGFKVLLAAVLYLLIDGHHLLIAALADSFRAVPLPAAGPSETTLLQAARSLPADLFRMAVQIAAPAWTAAFLVTIAAAFAARAVPDLNAFALSFALRLLVGVLVLAAGVGLFAENFRALHEAHFGAVRGLVARWGG, encoded by the coding sequence ATGGAGAAGATCTTCGAGCTCGGCCGGGCGGAGGCGCCCTTCTTCGCGCTGACGTTTTTCCGCGCGTCCGGGCTCGTGCTTCCGGCCCCGGTTCTCGGAAGCGCGAGCCTTCCGGCGCCGCTCAAAGCCTTTCTCGCGCTCGCCCTGGCGGCGGTGTTCTTCCCGTGGGTGGGCCGCCCGGCCGCTCCCCCTTCGGGCATGGCCGCTTTCTTCCTGGCCGCCGCCGGGGAATTCGCCGTGGGCGCCTTCGTGGGATTTTCGGCCTGGATCCTGTTCGCCGCCGTGCGCTCCGCCGGCCGCCTGCTCGATCAGGAGCTCGGAATCTCCGCGGCGTCCCTCCTGGATCCCCTGACGCCCGAGTCCTCGTCGGTCCTGGCCGGCTTCAAGGTCCTCCTGGCCGCGGTTCTTTACCTCCTCATCGACGGCCATCACCTCCTCATCGCGGCCCTGGCCGACAGCTTCCGCGCCGTTCCCCTGCCGGCGGCGGGTCCGTCCGAGACCACGCTCCTTCAGGCGGCCCGGTCGCTTCCCGCGGATCTTTTCCGCATGGCCGTCCAGATCGCCGCGCCGGCCTGGACGGCGGCCTTCCTCGTCACGATCGCCGCCGCCTTCGCCGCGCGGGCGGTCCCGGACCTCAACGCCTTCGCCCTGTCCTTCGCCCTGCGGCTCCTCGTCGGCGTCCTGGTTCTGGCGGCGGGCGTGGGGCTTTTCGCCGAGAACTTTCGCGCGCTTCATGAGGCGCACTTCGGAGCCGTGCGCGGACTCGTCGCGCGGTGGGGAGGATGA
- a CDS encoding EscU/YscU/HrcU family type III secretion system export apparatus switch protein yields MPEDRFDERTEPATPRRRQEARARGHVARSADLAAAVVLLGGVAALAVFGRSLAGGLFDFTRDALGNLAAATAEGDAPAVRLRAAFHAALAASLPVVAIPALAAAAASVAQVGFLWAWPAVAPDLARLDPAAGLGRIFSGRALLRAGAALAKVAAVAAVAGLTLWAERERVAALGARSAEELARAWSGATAVLALRAGLALLALGLADYAVARWLYERDLRMSRAERLEEQRRTEGDPRVKERRRALRRGFVAAAAPQGTLEGAAVLVVEPDRAAVALKYDPERDPAPVVAARATGRAAERLREAALAADVPVVERGVARTLCRKVEVGRPIPEGAFPEVAEILAFIVRLKGGAPAS; encoded by the coding sequence GTGCCTGAGGACCGGTTCGACGAGCGGACGGAACCCGCGACGCCGCGGCGGCGCCAGGAGGCGCGCGCCCGCGGCCATGTGGCCCGGAGCGCGGACCTGGCGGCGGCGGTCGTTCTGCTCGGCGGCGTGGCGGCGCTGGCCGTCTTCGGACGGTCGCTGGCGGGGGGACTTTTCGACTTCACGCGCGACGCGCTGGGAAATCTGGCCGCCGCGACGGCGGAAGGGGACGCGCCGGCGGTCCGGCTCCGGGCGGCTTTCCATGCGGCCCTGGCGGCTTCGCTTCCGGTGGTCGCGATTCCGGCGCTTGCCGCCGCGGCGGCCAGCGTGGCGCAGGTGGGATTTTTGTGGGCCTGGCCGGCGGTGGCGCCGGACTTGGCGCGGCTGGATCCGGCGGCGGGACTGGGGAGGATCTTCTCGGGCCGCGCCCTCCTGCGCGCGGGGGCCGCCCTGGCCAAGGTCGCGGCGGTCGCGGCGGTGGCGGGCCTCACGCTCTGGGCCGAGCGGGAACGCGTCGCCGCGCTCGGGGCCCGGTCCGCCGAGGAGCTCGCGCGGGCGTGGTCGGGCGCGACGGCGGTTCTGGCGCTGCGGGCGGGCCTGGCGCTCCTGGCGCTCGGGTTGGCGGACTACGCGGTCGCACGGTGGCTCTACGAGCGCGACCTGCGCATGAGCCGCGCGGAGCGGCTCGAGGAGCAGCGGCGCACGGAGGGGGATCCGCGCGTGAAGGAACGCCGCCGCGCGCTCCGCCGCGGGTTTGTCGCCGCGGCCGCGCCGCAGGGAACCCTCGAAGGGGCGGCCGTTCTCGTCGTGGAGCCGGATCGGGCCGCCGTGGCTCTGAAGTACGACCCGGAGCGCGATCCGGCGCCCGTCGTGGCGGCCCGTGCGACCGGTCGCGCCGCCGAACGCCTGCGGGAAGCGGCCCTCGCGGCGGACGTGCCGGTCGTGGAGCGCGGGGTGGCGCGGACGCTCTGCCGCAAGGTCGAGGTGGGCCGGCCCATCCCCGAAGGGGCGTTCCCGGAAGTGGCGGAAATCCTGGCGTTCATCGTCCGCCTCAAGGGCGGGGCGCCGGCATCGTAG
- the flhA gene encoding flagellar biosynthesis protein FlhA, with amino-acid sequence MRWAEGLGKHRDVALVLSVLAILGTIFVPLPPFVLDALLTLSLTASLLILVTVIHVRDPLELSAFPAVLLLTTAFRLALNVATTRQILANAGQEGTGAAGRMVEAFGRFVAADEPVIGFVIFGILVLVNFVVITKGAGRISEVAARFALDALPGKQMAVDADLNAGLIDEAEARRRRERIAREADFHGAMDGASKFVRGDAVAGLVITFLNIAAGFAVGCLRHGMSAADALSTYTILTIGDGLVTQVPALVVSLAAGLMVSRAAAREDLGREVFGQVFSERRALWTGAGFLGALAATGLLFGSGLPVVPMAAGAALLAWGARALAQAEKAAREREAAAARAPAAPAPEKVESLLRVEPVELEVGYGLVRLVEPAQGGDLLDRISRLRRQMAVELGLVVPPVRVRDNGQLPAAGYAIRIYGTPVAEGTLRADRLLAMDAGGASGALEGEKTREPAFGLSAFWIAPSDRGRAEALGYTVAEPAAVLATHLGEVLRRHAHELLTRDEVQSLLKTLKETRPAVVEEVVPAILKPGEVQKVLQNLLREGVSIRDLGTILEVLGDHAPRSRDPEALTEHVRRALARTICRAHLEKDGRMRVITLDPKLEDLIRSATERTERGAELGLAPAVAARLAERLKREAERLEAAGHAPVILCSPAVRPHVRRIAEAVRPGMAVLSYGEIVRDVRVEAWGTVTADA; translated from the coding sequence ATGCGTTGGGCGGAAGGGCTCGGCAAGCACCGGGACGTGGCGCTCGTCCTGTCGGTGCTGGCGATCCTGGGGACGATCTTCGTCCCGCTGCCGCCCTTCGTCCTGGATGCGCTCCTGACGCTGTCCCTGACGGCCTCGCTTCTGATCCTGGTGACCGTGATCCACGTCCGGGATCCGCTGGAGCTTTCCGCCTTTCCGGCGGTGCTTCTTCTGACGACGGCGTTCCGCCTGGCCCTCAACGTGGCCACGACGCGGCAGATCCTGGCCAACGCCGGGCAGGAGGGGACGGGCGCGGCCGGCCGCATGGTCGAGGCCTTCGGCCGGTTCGTGGCGGCCGACGAACCGGTGATCGGCTTCGTGATCTTCGGGATCCTGGTTCTGGTCAATTTCGTGGTGATCACGAAGGGGGCCGGGCGGATTTCCGAAGTGGCCGCGCGGTTTGCCCTGGACGCGCTGCCGGGCAAGCAGATGGCCGTCGACGCGGATCTCAACGCGGGGCTGATCGACGAGGCGGAGGCCCGGCGGCGGCGCGAGCGGATCGCGCGGGAGGCGGACTTTCACGGGGCCATGGACGGGGCTTCGAAGTTCGTGCGGGGCGACGCCGTGGCGGGCCTCGTGATCACCTTTCTCAACATCGCGGCCGGTTTCGCGGTGGGCTGCCTGCGTCACGGGATGAGCGCCGCGGACGCGCTTTCGACCTACACGATTCTGACGATCGGGGACGGGCTGGTAACCCAGGTGCCGGCGCTCGTGGTTTCGCTGGCCGCGGGTCTCATGGTCTCGCGGGCGGCGGCGCGGGAGGACCTGGGCCGCGAGGTGTTCGGGCAGGTTTTTTCCGAGCGGCGGGCGCTCTGGACCGGCGCGGGCTTCCTGGGAGCGCTCGCGGCGACGGGCCTCCTTTTCGGGAGCGGCCTCCCGGTGGTGCCGATGGCGGCGGGGGCGGCGCTTCTGGCCTGGGGGGCGCGCGCCCTGGCGCAGGCCGAGAAGGCCGCCCGGGAACGGGAAGCGGCGGCCGCCCGCGCTCCGGCGGCTCCCGCGCCCGAAAAGGTGGAAAGCCTGCTGCGCGTCGAGCCCGTGGAACTCGAGGTGGGCTACGGCCTCGTGCGGCTCGTGGAGCCCGCGCAGGGGGGCGATCTCCTCGACCGGATCTCGCGCCTGCGCCGGCAGATGGCCGTGGAGCTCGGCCTCGTGGTGCCGCCCGTGCGGGTGCGGGACAACGGGCAGCTTCCGGCCGCCGGGTACGCGATCCGCATCTACGGGACGCCCGTGGCCGAAGGGACGCTGCGCGCCGACCGCCTGCTGGCGATGGACGCGGGCGGCGCCTCGGGGGCGCTCGAGGGGGAAAAGACGCGCGAGCCGGCCTTCGGGCTTTCGGCCTTCTGGATCGCGCCGTCCGATCGCGGCCGCGCCGAAGCGCTGGGCTACACGGTGGCCGAACCGGCGGCCGTTCTGGCCACGCACCTGGGCGAGGTGCTCCGCCGGCACGCCCACGAGCTTCTGACGCGGGATGAGGTGCAGAGTCTGCTCAAGACGCTCAAGGAGACGCGGCCCGCCGTGGTGGAGGAGGTCGTGCCGGCGATCCTCAAGCCCGGCGAAGTTCAGAAAGTCCTCCAGAATCTTCTGCGGGAAGGCGTCTCGATCCGCGATCTCGGGACGATCCTCGAGGTTCTGGGCGATCATGCGCCGCGCTCGCGGGATCCCGAGGCGCTCACGGAGCACGTCCGGCGGGCGCTGGCGCGGACGATCTGCCGCGCCCATCTGGAAAAGGACGGGCGGATGCGCGTCATCACGCTCGACCCGAAGCTCGAGGATCTGATCCGGTCGGCGACGGAGCGGACGGAGCGGGGCGCGGAGCTCGGCCTGGCGCCGGCGGTGGCGGCCCGGCTGGCGGAGCGCCTGAAGCGGGAAGCCGAGCGGCTGGAGGCGGCGGGGCATGCGCCGGTGATCCTCTGCTCTCCCGCGGTGCGCCCGCACGTGCGCCGGATCGCGGAGGCGGTGCGTCCGGGCATGGCGGTGCTTTCCTACGGCGAAATCGTTCGGGACGTGCGCGTGGAGGCTTGGGGCACGGTAACGGCGGACGCCTAG
- a CDS encoding GTP-binding protein has protein sequence MQIRRYVGTDEAELLRRIRSELGPDAVILHSAYGRRSGWLGLFGRPRIEIVAGGGFKIVRDFAGPAARGQSPPAGRGGAAPDALRREIAEIRRLISETQARVERARGVDGPPELVEEYATLAASRVSEDLARKMVARLRAALPPGELRDRARLRASIRDLVKGMIRCTEGIALRPGRCVRVAFIGPTGVGKTTTIAKLISIYAHRGREVAVITNDTYRIAAAEQIRRVAQLVGVPIRVCPRPADVERALEEFAGRDLVLLDTAGRSQRNARRLEELREVLAAARPDETHLVVSMTTQPETVVEVAERFAPCGYDRLVITKLDEAIKVGVVLDVLSRVQAELSFVTTGQEIPRDIEVADSERLASLILGEESL, from the coding sequence ATGCAGATACGTCGGTACGTGGGAACGGACGAGGCGGAGCTCCTCCGTCGCATCCGATCGGAGCTCGGGCCGGACGCGGTGATCCTGCATTCGGCGTACGGCCGCCGGTCGGGGTGGCTGGGACTGTTCGGGCGCCCGCGGATCGAAATCGTGGCGGGCGGCGGCTTCAAGATCGTGCGGGACTTTGCGGGGCCGGCGGCCCGGGGCCAGAGTCCGCCGGCCGGGCGGGGGGGGGCGGCGCCGGACGCGCTGCGCCGGGAGATCGCGGAGATCCGGCGGCTGATCTCCGAAACGCAGGCGCGGGTCGAACGGGCGCGGGGGGTGGACGGCCCGCCCGAGCTGGTCGAAGAGTACGCGACCCTGGCGGCCTCGCGGGTCTCGGAGGATCTGGCGCGGAAGATGGTGGCCCGCCTGCGGGCGGCGCTTCCGCCCGGGGAGCTCCGCGACCGGGCGCGGCTGCGCGCCTCGATCCGGGATCTGGTCAAGGGGATGATCCGCTGCACCGAAGGGATCGCGCTGCGGCCGGGACGATGCGTGCGGGTGGCCTTCATCGGGCCGACGGGAGTGGGCAAGACCACGACGATCGCCAAGCTGATCTCGATCTACGCGCATCGGGGGCGCGAGGTCGCCGTGATCACGAACGACACGTACCGGATCGCCGCCGCCGAGCAGATCCGGAGAGTGGCGCAGCTCGTGGGCGTGCCCATCCGGGTCTGTCCCCGGCCGGCCGACGTGGAGCGGGCGCTGGAGGAATTCGCGGGGCGGGATCTCGTGCTTCTGGACACGGCGGGGCGCAGCCAGCGCAACGCGCGGCGCCTTGAGGAGCTGCGGGAGGTGCTGGCCGCCGCCCGCCCCGATGAGACGCATCTGGTGGTGTCGATGACGACGCAGCCCGAGACCGTGGTGGAGGTCGCCGAGCGTTTCGCCCCGTGCGGCTACGACCGGCTGGTGATCACCAAGCTCGACGAAGCGATCAAAGTCGGGGTGGTGCTCGACGTCCTGTCGCGCGTGCAGGCGGAGCTGTCCTTCGTGACCACGGGGCAGGAGATCCCCAGGGACATCGAGGTGGCGGATTCGGAACGCCTGGCGTCGCTGATCCTCGGGGAGGAGTCGCTATGA
- a CDS encoding MinD/ParA family protein yields the protein MNALEKRNFGKIVPEDPPLAPARDQAEGVRRLARSRPRHARVLAVTSGKGGVGKTNVAVNLAIGIAQRGKKVVLVDLDLGLANADILLDLTSKYTLAQVLTGRRTIEEVTLPAMGGIRVVPGASGVERLANLSDVEREALLASFDALHRDADVVIFDTGAGISRNTTAFLAAADDIIVVTVPEPTAVVDAYAVLKMVSREGDHGNLYIVINQCAGREEAERFAGGIAVTAHKLLNVYVEKLGYIVADPRVPQAVRQRRPFLLAYPGCAASACLRSIADRLVLSAARPAAEERPSFVRRLWAAIAGR from the coding sequence ATGAACGCGCTGGAGAAACGGAACTTCGGAAAGATCGTGCCCGAGGATCCGCCGCTGGCGCCGGCCCGGGACCAGGCGGAAGGAGTGCGGCGGCTGGCGCGGTCGCGGCCGCGGCACGCGCGGGTTCTGGCGGTCACCAGCGGCAAGGGCGGCGTGGGGAAGACCAACGTGGCGGTGAACCTCGCGATCGGCATAGCCCAGCGGGGCAAGAAGGTGGTGCTGGTGGACCTCGACCTGGGGCTGGCGAACGCGGACATCCTGCTCGACCTGACCTCGAAGTACACGCTGGCGCAGGTCCTGACGGGGCGCAGGACGATCGAGGAGGTGACGCTCCCGGCGATGGGGGGGATCCGCGTCGTTCCGGGGGCCAGCGGCGTGGAGCGGCTGGCGAACCTCTCCGACGTGGAGCGCGAGGCGCTCCTGGCGAGCTTCGACGCGCTTCACCGGGACGCGGACGTCGTGATCTTCGACACGGGCGCCGGGATCTCCCGGAACACGACCGCGTTCCTGGCGGCGGCGGATGATATAATTGTGGTAACGGTTCCGGAGCCCACCGCCGTCGTGGACGCGTACGCCGTCCTCAAGATGGTCAGTCGAGAGGGGGATCACGGCAACCTGTACATCGTGATCAACCAGTGCGCCGGCCGGGAGGAAGCCGAGCGGTTCGCCGGGGGGATCGCCGTGACGGCCCACAAGCTGCTCAACGTGTACGTGGAGAAGCTAGGGTACATCGTGGCCGATCCCCGGGTCCCGCAGGCCGTCCGGCAGCGCCGGCCGTTTCTGCTGGCCTATCCGGGCTGCGCCGCGAGCGCCTGCCTGCGGTCGATCGCCGACCGGCTGGTTCTGAGCGCGGCGCGCCCCGCGGCGGAGGAGCGGCCGTCCTTCGTGCGGCGTCTCTGGGCGGCGATCGCGGGGAGGTAG